One genomic segment of Protaetiibacter intestinalis includes these proteins:
- a CDS encoding DUF1990 family protein produces MDAVSTESLTYDTLGMARPGAAVPRGFRGRTQRIRLGEGPALWERAVAVVSGWRIKTAIGFTVEPDDAVATLGRDYDTEYRSGRIRQFEPVRVVWIADGADRRGFGYGTRLGHPVTGEECFLVERDADGAVWLVVRTVSRVSGGRWRWLWLGVRVGIGVFQRRYAESAVRLITGGEELPGMRRMRRQLVGDGASDVEGIARLGYGMNPERGPFDAPPAEPVELDDASLPWELRDPEDDTNSAR; encoded by the coding sequence GTGGATGCCGTGTCGACCGAGTCGCTGACGTACGACACCCTCGGCATGGCGCGGCCCGGCGCCGCGGTGCCGCGCGGCTTCCGGGGACGCACCCAGCGCATCCGGCTCGGCGAGGGGCCGGCGCTCTGGGAGCGTGCCGTGGCCGTCGTCTCCGGGTGGCGCATCAAGACAGCGATCGGCTTCACGGTCGAGCCCGACGACGCGGTGGCGACGCTCGGACGCGACTACGACACCGAGTACCGCTCGGGCCGCATCCGTCAGTTCGAGCCGGTGCGCGTCGTGTGGATCGCCGACGGGGCCGATCGGCGCGGCTTCGGCTACGGCACGCGCCTCGGGCACCCGGTGACGGGGGAGGAGTGCTTCCTCGTCGAGCGCGACGCCGACGGCGCCGTGTGGCTCGTCGTGCGCACGGTGTCGCGGGTCTCGGGCGGGCGCTGGCGTTGGCTGTGGCTCGGCGTCCGCGTCGGCATCGGCGTGTTCCAGCGGCGCTACGCGGAGAGCGCGGTGCGGCTGATCACGGGCGGCGAGGAGCTCCCCGGGATGCGGCGGATGCGGCGGCAGCTGGTCGGCGACGGGGCCTCCGACGTCGAGGGCATCGCGAGGCTCGGCTACGGGATGAACCCCGAGCGCGGACCGTTCGACGCCCCACCCGCCGAGCCGGTCGAGCTCGACGACGCGAGCCTTCCGTGGGAGCTGCGCGACCCGGAAGACGACACAAACTCAGCCCGATAG
- a CDS encoding DUF1990 family protein, with the protein MTTASAPPGDAPRRSTAPAATAAGDPAELWRIPVTYGAVGATQAPDLLQYPPHGYRPIERTVRIGHGPDRWEYAWMRVMSWGVQRGAGFHVTPVESPPAATDASYTPVAFDAAGNPVAPATVGAGGETLYTPEGDAIVRAGDTGMLRAPFWPKEFPVRVVYVVDEPTRRGAAFGTLPGHPLAGEELFVVERRDDESVWFTVRIFSRPASGFWRAVLPALRLVQAMLVRRYLHELAGPLPTP; encoded by the coding sequence GTGACCACCGCGTCCGCGCCCCCCGGCGACGCTCCCCGACGGTCGACGGCCCCCGCCGCGACCGCCGCAGGCGACCCCGCCGAGCTGTGGCGGATCCCCGTCACCTACGGGGCGGTCGGCGCGACCCAGGCGCCCGACCTGCTGCAGTATCCGCCCCACGGCTACCGGCCGATCGAGCGCACCGTGCGCATCGGGCACGGCCCCGACCGCTGGGAGTACGCGTGGATGCGCGTCATGAGCTGGGGTGTGCAGCGCGGCGCGGGCTTCCACGTGACACCGGTCGAGTCGCCGCCCGCCGCGACCGACGCGAGCTACACCCCCGTCGCCTTCGACGCCGCGGGCAACCCGGTCGCCCCCGCGACGGTGGGCGCGGGCGGCGAGACGCTCTACACGCCGGAGGGCGACGCGATCGTGCGTGCCGGCGACACGGGGATGCTGCGCGCGCCGTTCTGGCCGAAGGAGTTCCCCGTGCGGGTCGTCTACGTCGTCGACGAGCCCACCCGCCGCGGTGCGGCCTTCGGCACGCTGCCCGGGCATCCGCTCGCCGGCGAGGAGCTGTTCGTGGTGGAGCGCCGCGACGACGAGTCGGTGTGGTTCACCGTGCGCATCTTCTCGCGCCCGGCGAGCGGCTTCTGGAGGGCGGTGCTGCCGGCCCTGCGCCTCGTGCAGGCCATGCTCGTGCGGC